A single window of Opisthocomus hoazin isolate bOpiHoa1 chromosome 5, bOpiHoa1.hap1, whole genome shotgun sequence DNA harbors:
- the PAQR3 gene encoding progestin and adipoQ receptor family member 3 isoform X2 codes for MQQKLLRGTHYIELGSYQYWPVLVPRGIRLYTYEQIPLFLKDNPYITDGYRAYLPSRLCLRSLFILSNETVNIWSHLLGFLLFFALGIYDLSAVLPAAGAAREDFVICSVCLFCFQVCMLCSVGYHLFCCHRSEKTSRRWMALDYAGISIGILGCYVSGVFYAFYCNNYWRQVYLITVLAMVLAVFFAQIHPSYLTQQWHRLRSIIFCSVSGYGIIPTIHWVWLNGGIGASIVQEFAPRVVVMYFIAAVAFLFYISKVPERYFPGQLNYLGSSHQVWHVLAVVMLYWWHQSTVYVMQYRHSKPCPEYSADL; via the exons atgcagcagaagctgctgcgcGGCACTCACTACATCGAGCTGGGGAGCTATCAGTACTGGCCGGTGCTGGTGCCCCGCGGCATCCGGCTGTACACCTACGAGCAGATCCCGCTCTTCCTGAAGGACAACCCCTACATCACCGACGGCTACCGGGCCTACCTGCCCTCCCGCCTCTGCCTCAGGAG CCTCTTCATCCTCTCCAACGAGACCGTAAACATCTGGAGCCACCTGCTCGGCTTCCTTCTCTTCTTCGCGCTGGGCATCTACGACCTGTCCGCTGTGCTGCCagccgccggcgctgcccgcgAGGACTTTGTCATCTGCTCCGTCTGCCTCTTCTGCTTCCAG GTCTGTATGCTTTGCTCGGTGGGATATCATCTCTTCTGCTGTCACCGCTCCGAGAAGACCAGCCGGCGATGGATGGCGTTAGATTATGCTGGAATCTCCATCGGCATCCTGGGCTGCTATGTGTCAGGCGTGTTTTACGCGTTTTATTGTAATAAC tactGGCGTCAGGTATATTTAATCACTGTGCTGGCAATGGTCTTGGCAGTATTTTTTGCTCAGATTCATCCCAGTTACCTCACGCAACAGTGGCACAGACTGCGCTCCATCATCTTTTGCTCAGTGTCTGGATATGGAATTATTCCCACCATCCACTGGGTTTGGCTCAACGGCGGCATTGGCGCATCTATTGtacag gagTTTGCTCCGCGGGTAGTTGTCATGTACTTCATCGCTGCTGTAGCTTTTCTCTTCTATATTTCCAAAGTTCCAGAAAGATACTTCCCAG GACAGCTGAACTACCTCGGCTCCAGTCACCAAGTGTGGCATGTCCTTGCCGTGGTGATGCTGTACTGGTGGCATCAGTCCACGGTGTACGTCATGCAGTATCGACACAGCAAGCCCTGTCCCGAGTATAGCGCAGACCTGTGA
- the PAQR3 gene encoding progestin and adipoQ receptor family member 3 isoform X1 → MQQKLLRGTHYIELGSYQYWPVLVPRGIRLYTYEQIPLFLKDNPYITDGYRAYLPSRLCLRSLFILSNETVNIWSHLLGFLLFFALGIYDLSAVLPAAGAAREDFVICSVCLFCFQVCMLCSVGYHLFCCHRSEKTSRRWMALDYAGISIGILGCYVSGVFYAFYCNNYWRQVYLITVLAMVLAVFFAQIHPSYLTQQWHRLRSIIFCSVSGYGIIPTIHWVWLNGGIGASIVQEFAPRVVVMYFIAAVAFLFYISKVPERYFPGQLNYLGSSHQVWHVLAVVMLYWWHQSTVYVMQYRHSKPCPEYSADLGTR, encoded by the exons atgcagcagaagctgctgcgcGGCACTCACTACATCGAGCTGGGGAGCTATCAGTACTGGCCGGTGCTGGTGCCCCGCGGCATCCGGCTGTACACCTACGAGCAGATCCCGCTCTTCCTGAAGGACAACCCCTACATCACCGACGGCTACCGGGCCTACCTGCCCTCCCGCCTCTGCCTCAGGAG CCTCTTCATCCTCTCCAACGAGACCGTAAACATCTGGAGCCACCTGCTCGGCTTCCTTCTCTTCTTCGCGCTGGGCATCTACGACCTGTCCGCTGTGCTGCCagccgccggcgctgcccgcgAGGACTTTGTCATCTGCTCCGTCTGCCTCTTCTGCTTCCAG GTCTGTATGCTTTGCTCGGTGGGATATCATCTCTTCTGCTGTCACCGCTCCGAGAAGACCAGCCGGCGATGGATGGCGTTAGATTATGCTGGAATCTCCATCGGCATCCTGGGCTGCTATGTGTCAGGCGTGTTTTACGCGTTTTATTGTAATAAC tactGGCGTCAGGTATATTTAATCACTGTGCTGGCAATGGTCTTGGCAGTATTTTTTGCTCAGATTCATCCCAGTTACCTCACGCAACAGTGGCACAGACTGCGCTCCATCATCTTTTGCTCAGTGTCTGGATATGGAATTATTCCCACCATCCACTGGGTTTGGCTCAACGGCGGCATTGGCGCATCTATTGtacag gagTTTGCTCCGCGGGTAGTTGTCATGTACTTCATCGCTGCTGTAGCTTTTCTCTTCTATATTTCCAAAGTTCCAGAAAGATACTTCCCAG GACAGCTGAACTACCTCGGCTCCAGTCACCAAGTGTGGCATGTCCTTGCCGTGGTGATGCTGTACTGGTGGCATCAGTCCACGGTGTACGTCATGCAGTATCGACACAGCAAGCCCTGTCCCGAGTATAGCGCAGACCT AGGCACCCGATGA